One segment of Thermosynechococcus sp. HN-54 DNA contains the following:
- a CDS encoding V4R domain-containing protein: MVSVTPSRASGGANAMTPAQGYKHQLHHTHPTRTNHYSLRDYLQFDSQRGSITDWYDQRVTLVTEDFVIGLVEGLEEEVGSASALVMYRIGEEWGKRDAVLFKQHFEQEYQRELRKSALTFILEAWWWPFTTQGGGNWEVDLTEQKNGFMFINIFDSVVARSLGDVGKPVCYIYAGLFAGFFTGLIQKPLSCIELQCYAMGETYCKFLVGKQDRIDAAAFWQNEGATARDIEKRLRQGELVKR; this comes from the coding sequence ATGGTTTCTGTCACGCCGTCTCGCGCTAGTGGGGGTGCCAATGCCATGACCCCTGCCCAAGGCTACAAGCATCAGTTACACCACACCCATCCCACGCGCACCAATCATTACAGTCTCCGGGATTATCTTCAATTTGATAGCCAACGCGGGAGCATTACCGATTGGTACGATCAGCGGGTAACCCTAGTGACAGAAGATTTTGTTATTGGCTTAGTGGAAGGCCTTGAAGAGGAAGTCGGCTCCGCCTCTGCTTTGGTGATGTACAGAATTGGCGAAGAGTGGGGCAAGCGGGATGCTGTGCTCTTCAAGCAACACTTTGAGCAGGAGTATCAGCGGGAGCTGCGCAAGTCCGCCCTGACATTTATCTTGGAGGCGTGGTGGTGGCCATTTACCACTCAGGGCGGGGGTAACTGGGAAGTGGATCTCACGGAGCAAAAGAATGGTTTTATGTTCATTAATATCTTTGACTCCGTGGTGGCGCGCTCCCTTGGGGATGTGGGTAAACCCGTGTGCTACATCTACGCGGGTCTCTTTGCCGGTTTCTTTACAGGACTCATTCAAAAGCCCCTCAGCTGTATCGAGTTGCAGTGCTATGCCATGGGGGAAACCTACTGCAAGTTTTTGGTTGGTAAGCAGGATCGCATTGATGCTGCCGCCTTCTGGCAAAACGAGGGAGCCACGGCACGGGATATTGAAAAACGTCTGCGCCAAGGGGAGCTGGTGAAACGATAA
- a CDS encoding DUF721 domain-containing protein, whose amino-acid sequence MAYTPLATVLQHWQQAPEWQQPQRFLRLLEQWPQLVGSIVAEHAVPVELTGQGVLRVAVASSTWAQHLMFSRSRLMAKIQQTLGIALTDIRFSNRDWRRRPQTTTEEALPQVGQLPSVLPAATPQEAFQRWQAQVRQRSRDYPLCPRCQCPTPLEELQRWGRCGLCYTRAL is encoded by the coding sequence ATGGCCTATACCCCACTGGCCACAGTACTTCAGCACTGGCAGCAGGCTCCTGAATGGCAGCAGCCCCAGCGGTTCTTGCGTCTCTTGGAGCAGTGGCCGCAGCTGGTGGGGTCAATTGTGGCCGAACATGCTGTTCCTGTGGAACTCACAGGGCAAGGGGTTTTGCGTGTGGCCGTTGCCAGTAGTACATGGGCGCAGCATCTGATGTTCTCGCGATCGCGCCTCATGGCCAAAATTCAGCAGACCCTTGGCATTGCTCTCACCGATATTCGCTTTTCCAATCGCGACTGGCGCCGCCGCCCTCAGACCACAACAGAGGAGGCGTTACCGCAGGTGGGTCAGCTTCCCAGCGTATTACCTGCAGCCACTCCCCAAGAGGCGTTTCAGCGCTGGCAAGCTCAAGTCCGCCAGCGATCACGGGACTATCCCCTCTGTCCCCGTTGTCAGTGCCCCACTCCCCTCGAAGAATTGCAGCGCTGGGGACGTTGTGGCCTGTGTTATACGCGAGCGCTCTAA
- a CDS encoding PRC-barrel domain-containing protein yields MTISAQLLQRADLIGTQVITRDTGRKLGVINQVWVDIDQRQVVALGVRNTLFTGEQRYILLDSIRQIGDVILVEHDDDVTEALNTYNYSTLIDSEIVTETGEVLGKVRGFKFDPETGDITDLILASIGLPWIPAQLISTYELPIEEIVSTGPDRIIVFEGAETRLRQLTVGLLERVGLGAPPWESDEDEYYQPVTPSSNQLPSGARSPVYPPQRSRNDYQEDWEAAPRRRRRQPEYVDYEEEAYEYEERPRQVKPPAKAMPVELPESEPTADPWEEPQPIRLEQRQKQEEYDHE; encoded by the coding sequence ATGACCATATCGGCGCAATTGCTGCAACGGGCAGATTTGATCGGTACACAGGTAATTACCCGTGATACTGGTCGGAAGTTAGGCGTCATTAATCAAGTTTGGGTCGATATTGACCAGCGGCAAGTGGTGGCCTTGGGGGTACGCAATACCCTCTTTACAGGGGAGCAACGCTACATTCTTCTCGACAGTATTCGCCAAATTGGTGATGTCATTCTCGTTGAGCACGATGATGATGTCACTGAGGCTCTCAATACCTACAACTACAGCACACTGATTGATAGTGAGATTGTTACTGAAACCGGCGAAGTGCTGGGTAAGGTACGGGGCTTTAAGTTTGATCCCGAAACGGGCGACATTACAGATTTGATTTTGGCTTCCATTGGCTTGCCTTGGATTCCGGCTCAACTAATTAGCACCTACGAGTTGCCCATTGAGGAAATTGTCAGTACCGGGCCGGATCGCATTATTGTCTTTGAGGGGGCAGAAACCCGCCTACGGCAGTTGACAGTGGGTCTCTTAGAACGGGTCGGCTTGGGGGCACCCCCTTGGGAAAGCGACGAGGACGAGTACTATCAACCCGTTACGCCGAGCAGTAATCAATTGCCCTCCGGGGCGCGATCGCCCGTCTATCCACCTCAACGCAGCCGCAATGACTATCAAGAGGACTGGGAAGCTGCCCCCCGTCGTCGCCGGCGTCAACCGGAATATGTGGACTATGAGGAGGAGGCGTATGAGTACGAGGAGCGACCTCGCCAAGTCAAGCCTCCAGCGAAGGCGATGCCCGTAGAACTGCCGGAGTCCGAACCGACTGCAGACCCGTGGGAAGAACCACAACCCATTCGCCTCGAACAGCGGCAAAAGCAAGAGGAATACGATCACGAATAG
- a CDS encoding allophycocyanin — translation MFRQLNHLTVVADGRYARPEELNFLREYLASVETRISAYEKIRAEAEMMADKIQSMQKAENPRCFHLINGDRSEICRRDLVDTIRLCASAMLFSELDLLRDNFLLWYRTIVKSFNYEVSSSSTYGKYLPNMTKQLLTPEEQRVMQPVLALGSSILSE, via the coding sequence ATGTTCCGTCAGTTGAATCACTTAACCGTTGTCGCCGATGGTCGCTATGCCCGGCCGGAGGAATTAAATTTTCTGCGGGAGTACTTGGCCTCGGTGGAGACTCGCATCAGTGCCTACGAAAAAATCCGCGCTGAGGCGGAAATGATGGCGGATAAAATTCAATCCATGCAAAAGGCAGAAAATCCCCGCTGTTTTCATTTGATCAATGGCGATCGCTCAGAAATTTGCCGTCGTGACTTGGTGGATACAATTCGCCTATGTGCTTCGGCAATGCTCTTTTCCGAGTTGGATTTGCTGCGGGATAACTTCCTGCTCTGGTATCGCACCATTGTCAAATCCTTTAACTACGAGGTGTCTTCCTCCTCCACCTATGGCAAGTACCTGCCGAACATGACGAAGCAACTGCTCACGCCCGAAGAACAACGGGTGATGCAGCCTGTCCTTGCCCTCGGCAGTTCAATTTTGTCAGAATAG
- the ligA gene encoding NAD-dependent DNA ligase LigA translates to MTTAAERIQQLRHLLQRASYAYYALDQPIMEDAVYDQLYRELQELEAAHPEYITPDSPTQRVGEAPVSQFVSVSHRIPLYSLENAFTFADMVAWQERWQRYWCSLRREEPIPAAEYVCELKMDGVALALTYEKGLLVRGATRGDGQRGEDITSNVRTIRTIPLRLAVENPPPIVEIRGEAFLPLERFHQLNQERQAQGEAPFANPRNAAAGTLRQLDPRIVAQRQLDFFAYALHLPEGGSVPLGEAQEGEPQSQRQVLNALQRLGFRVNPHNADCPDLEAVKAYYDHWQTARHQLPYLTDGIVVKLNDLTLQQTLGFTQKFPRGCIAWKYEPEQAITDVVAITVQVGRTGALTPVAELVPVQLAGTTVSRATLHNADYIAELDLHIGDKVVIHKAGEIIPEIVRVFPELRPATAQPFTMPTTCPECHQPVVRPANEALSRCVNPRCPAILRGQILHWASRDALDIQGLGEKLVQQLVTKELVRTPADLYRLTAEQLLSLERMGQKSADKLLQAIADSKQQPWPRVLYGLGIRHVGSVTAQVLASHFPRVEQLAAATVADLCGLHGIGAEIAQAVHEWFQDPDHQALIADLKALGLQLAEATAPAPTTGQSLAGKRFVITGTLPTLTREQAKALIQKYGGQVSESVSRQTDYVVVGEKAGSKLRRAQELGIPCINETELVEMCR, encoded by the coding sequence ATGACGACGGCAGCGGAACGGATTCAACAACTACGGCATCTGCTTCAGCGGGCGAGCTACGCCTACTATGCCCTCGATCAGCCGATCATGGAGGATGCCGTCTATGACCAGTTGTATCGGGAACTTCAGGAACTGGAAGCAGCTCATCCTGAGTACATTACCCCCGACAGTCCCACCCAGCGGGTGGGAGAGGCTCCTGTCAGCCAGTTTGTCAGTGTCAGCCATCGAATTCCCCTCTATAGCCTCGAAAATGCCTTTACCTTTGCCGATATGGTGGCGTGGCAGGAACGCTGGCAACGCTATTGGTGTAGCCTACGGCGAGAGGAGCCAATTCCCGCGGCGGAATATGTCTGCGAACTAAAAATGGATGGCGTGGCCCTTGCCTTGACCTATGAAAAGGGTTTACTAGTGCGGGGTGCCACTCGCGGCGATGGCCAACGCGGTGAGGACATTACCAGCAATGTGCGGACGATTCGCACGATTCCCCTGCGGCTAGCCGTAGAGAATCCACCGCCAATCGTTGAAATTCGCGGCGAAGCTTTTTTGCCTTTGGAGCGATTCCATCAACTGAACCAAGAACGCCAAGCCCAAGGAGAGGCTCCTTTTGCCAATCCCCGTAATGCAGCGGCCGGTACCCTCCGTCAACTGGATCCGCGGATTGTTGCCCAACGCCAACTGGACTTTTTTGCTTATGCACTGCATTTGCCCGAAGGGGGTAGCGTTCCCTTGGGTGAAGCACAAGAAGGAGAACCCCAATCCCAGCGGCAAGTGCTCAATGCCCTACAACGTCTCGGCTTTCGGGTCAATCCCCACAATGCTGACTGCCCTGATCTAGAAGCTGTGAAGGCCTACTACGACCACTGGCAAACGGCACGCCACCAATTGCCCTATCTCACCGATGGCATTGTGGTCAAGCTCAATGATTTAACGCTGCAACAGACCCTTGGGTTTACGCAAAAGTTTCCTAGAGGTTGTATCGCTTGGAAGTACGAACCAGAGCAGGCCATTACCGATGTGGTGGCAATTACGGTTCAAGTGGGACGCACGGGTGCCCTGACTCCTGTGGCTGAACTGGTACCCGTCCAACTGGCCGGTACAACTGTGTCGCGGGCAACACTCCACAATGCAGACTACATTGCTGAATTGGACTTGCACATTGGCGATAAGGTGGTGATCCACAAAGCGGGGGAAATTATTCCAGAGATTGTGCGGGTCTTTCCCGAATTGCGACCGGCAACCGCACAACCCTTCACCATGCCCACTACTTGTCCCGAATGTCATCAGCCGGTGGTGCGCCCTGCCAACGAAGCCCTGAGTCGCTGTGTCAATCCTCGGTGTCCAGCAATTCTGCGTGGCCAAATCCTCCACTGGGCTAGTCGCGATGCTCTAGATATTCAAGGGTTGGGGGAAAAACTAGTCCAGCAATTGGTGACCAAGGAACTGGTACGTACCCCTGCGGATCTCTATCGCCTCACGGCCGAACAACTCTTGAGTCTAGAGCGCATGGGTCAAAAGTCCGCTGATAAACTTTTGCAAGCCATTGCCGACTCGAAACAACAACCTTGGCCACGGGTGCTCTATGGTTTGGGGATTCGCCACGTCGGCAGCGTTACTGCCCAAGTTCTCGCTAGCCACTTTCCGCGGGTGGAGCAACTAGCAGCAGCGACAGTAGCGGATCTTTGTGGGCTACATGGCATCGGTGCAGAAATTGCCCAAGCGGTTCACGAATGGTTCCAAGATCCAGACCATCAAGCCCTCATTGCCGATCTCAAAGCCCTAGGACTCCAACTGGCTGAGGCGACAGCTCCCGCACCAACCACAGGGCAATCCCTTGCCGGCAAACGCTTTGTGATTACAGGCACCCTGCCCACCCTCACCCGTGAACAAGCTAAAGCACTGATCCAAAAGTACGGCGGCCAAGTGAGTGAGAGTGTCAGTCGGCAAACAGATTATGTGGTGGTGGGCGAAAAAGCGGGCAGTAAATTGCGGCGCGCGCAGGAATTGGGGATTCCCTGCATCAATGAAACAGAACTTGTAGAAATGTGTCGTTAG
- the cimA gene encoding citramalate synthase — protein MKIWLYDTTLRDGAQREGLSLSLEDKLRIARQLDRLGIPFIEGGWPGANPKDVQFFWQLQEMPLQQAEVVAFCATRRPGRKAAEEPMFEPILAAGTRWVTIFGKSWDLHVTEGLKTTLAENCAMIADSIQFLKSHGRRVIYDAEHWFDGYFANPDYALQTLETALAAGADWLVLCDTNGGCLPHQIRAVVAEVIEHFGALDCLGIHTHNDAGTAVANALAAVQAGVRMVQGTINGYGERCGNANLCTLIPNLQLKLGYDCVTPEQLATLTEVSRHVSEIVNLAPDDHAPYVGLSAFAHKGGIHVSAVQRNPRTYEHIEPHLVGNQRRIIISEQAGISNILAKTSELGFELDRQNPLSRTILERIKQLESEGYQFEAAEASFELLIQEALGQRQRPFTLKGFDVFCRTDSRHLEATIRSQSLATVKVEVNGEEMLTAAEGNGPVSALDQALRKALMSFYPEIAEFHLTDYKVRILDGHAGTAAKTRVLVESSNGRDRWATVGVSANIIEASYQAVAEALEYGLQRSRRSQPSSLVAS, from the coding sequence GTGAAAATTTGGCTGTACGATACCACCCTTCGTGATGGCGCCCAGCGGGAAGGCCTCTCCCTCTCCCTTGAGGATAAGCTGCGGATTGCCCGTCAACTGGATCGCCTCGGCATTCCTTTTATTGAGGGGGGTTGGCCGGGCGCCAATCCCAAGGACGTACAGTTTTTTTGGCAGTTGCAGGAAATGCCCCTCCAACAGGCAGAAGTGGTTGCCTTTTGTGCCACCCGTCGGCCTGGACGCAAAGCCGCAGAAGAGCCGATGTTTGAGCCGATTCTAGCGGCCGGTACCCGCTGGGTAACGATTTTTGGCAAATCTTGGGATCTGCACGTCACCGAAGGTCTCAAGACCACCTTGGCAGAAAACTGCGCCATGATTGCCGATTCCATTCAGTTCTTGAAATCCCATGGACGGCGGGTGATCTACGATGCTGAGCATTGGTTTGATGGTTACTTCGCCAACCCTGACTATGCGCTGCAAACCCTTGAAACCGCTTTAGCGGCGGGTGCCGATTGGTTGGTTCTCTGCGATACAAATGGCGGTTGTCTGCCCCATCAAATTCGGGCGGTGGTGGCTGAGGTAATCGAGCATTTCGGTGCGCTGGATTGCTTGGGCATTCACACCCACAATGATGCTGGTACAGCCGTAGCCAATGCCCTTGCGGCGGTTCAAGCGGGGGTGCGAATGGTGCAGGGAACGATAAATGGCTATGGCGAACGCTGTGGCAATGCTAATCTGTGTACGCTGATTCCCAACCTGCAATTGAAACTCGGCTATGACTGTGTTACCCCAGAGCAGTTGGCGACACTAACCGAAGTTAGCCGCCATGTGAGTGAAATTGTCAACCTTGCCCCCGATGATCACGCGCCCTATGTGGGGCTGTCGGCCTTTGCTCACAAGGGGGGAATCCATGTCAGTGCTGTGCAACGTAACCCCCGTACCTACGAACATATTGAGCCGCATTTAGTGGGCAATCAACGGCGCATTATCATTTCTGAGCAGGCCGGTATCAGCAATATCTTGGCGAAAACCAGTGAACTGGGCTTTGAGTTGGATCGCCAGAATCCCTTGAGTCGGACAATTTTGGAGCGAATCAAGCAGCTAGAAAGCGAAGGCTATCAATTTGAAGCGGCTGAGGCCAGCTTTGAACTACTCATTCAGGAGGCACTCGGACAACGCCAGCGACCGTTTACCCTCAAGGGCTTTGATGTCTTTTGCCGCACGGATTCACGCCACTTAGAAGCAACCATTCGCAGCCAATCCTTGGCCACAGTTAAAGTTGAGGTCAATGGGGAGGAGATGCTCACAGCGGCGGAGGGCAATGGTCCTGTCTCAGCATTAGATCAGGCGCTGCGCAAGGCCTTGATGTCCTTCTATCCAGAGATTGCCGAGTTTCACCTGACGGACTACAAGGTGCGGATTTTAGATGGCCATGCTGGCACGGCAGCCAAAACACGGGTGCTGGTAGAATCCAGTAATGGGCGCGATCGCTGGGCAACGGTGGGTGTCTCTGCCAATATCATTGAAGCCTCCTACCAAGCGGTTGCCGAAGCCCTTGAGTATGGTCTGCAACGCAGCCGCCGATCGCAACCCTCCTCATTGGTGGCCTCCTGA
- a CDS encoding late competence development ComFB family protein, protein MGIQEIVEQALRNGYLTPTQEAEVGRICDKATELSVEDYMALDRLMGALLTGQVVAVPRKQFINVMEELVLTEAITRIAAIEAEQDCALDLGDIAAYALNRLPPLYATTEEGAQYQRQRAEEELMDLIRTQVQEAINHSMARPQFHPERSAIGKTSGKEVFTQVSSLLQAYANDYERPKGESAR, encoded by the coding sequence TATCTGACACCAACCCAAGAGGCAGAAGTAGGACGCATTTGCGACAAAGCCACCGAACTTTCTGTGGAAGACTACATGGCCTTAGATCGCCTCATGGGTGCTCTCTTGACGGGTCAAGTGGTGGCGGTTCCCCGCAAGCAGTTTATCAACGTTATGGAAGAACTGGTGCTCACAGAAGCCATTACCCGCATTGCCGCCATTGAAGCGGAGCAAGACTGCGCCTTGGATTTGGGGGACATTGCCGCCTATGCCCTCAACCGCCTGCCCCCACTCTATGCCACGACTGAAGAGGGAGCACAATATCAACGCCAGCGTGCCGAAGAAGAGTTGATGGACTTAATTCGTACCCAAGTCCAAGAGGCCATTAACCACAGCATGGCACGGCCGCAATTTCATCCGGAGCGATCGGCCATTGGCAAAACCTCCGGCAAAGAGGTCTTTACTCAAGTCAGTTCTTTGCTGCAAGCCTATGCCAATGACTATGAGCGTCCCAAGGGAGAGTCCGCACGGTGA
- a CDS encoding allophycocyanin, whose product MLRQLEKLSLEADGRYASAKELEFLRNYLAAAEQRISAYEKIRDAEEKILDQVEQQLRAKSPHIFRKGNQDYSAVCRRDRKHVLRLAAAAMLFADLDALRDGFLLWYRTIIKAFKDEKVAQVTYQVLPQAVNQVLSGEETPLVQPVMALTQSILGE is encoded by the coding sequence ATGCTGCGTCAATTGGAAAAACTCAGCCTTGAGGCGGACGGTCGCTATGCTAGTGCCAAGGAACTAGAATTTCTCAGAAATTATCTAGCAGCAGCGGAGCAGCGCATCAGTGCCTACGAAAAAATCCGCGATGCTGAGGAGAAAATCCTTGATCAGGTGGAGCAGCAACTGCGCGCCAAAAGTCCCCACATCTTCCGTAAGGGCAACCAAGACTATTCGGCGGTGTGTCGGCGCGATCGCAAGCATGTGCTGCGCCTAGCGGCAGCGGCCATGTTATTTGCCGATCTCGATGCCCTGCGGGATGGCTTTTTGCTGTGGTACCGCACGATTATCAAGGCCTTCAAGGACGAGAAGGTGGCGCAAGTGACGTACCAAGTCCTGCCCCAAGCGGTCAATCAAGTGCTCTCGGGCGAGGAAACACCGTTAGTGCAGCCTGTGATGGCACTTACCCAGTCCATCCTAGGGGAATAG
- the cysE gene encoding serine O-acetyltransferase yields the protein MLSTLKADFQIIFERDPAARNWLEVVFCYPGLQAIVLHRLSHWLWRRGIPFVPRFISHIARLLTGIEIHPGATIGKGVFIDHGMGVVIGETAVVGDYCLIYQGVTLGGTGKETGKRHPTLGENVVVGAGAKVLGNLTIGDNVRIGAGSVVLRDVPSDCTVVGIPGRIVYRTGAKIAPLEHGQLPDSEAEAIRYLLDRIELLEKQVQMLQQREQEKVPALVQGDLPASQGQACRLSDRPIEEFLNGAGI from the coding sequence GTGCTCAGCACCCTCAAAGCAGATTTCCAAATTATCTTTGAGCGGGATCCCGCTGCCCGCAATTGGTTAGAGGTTGTCTTTTGCTATCCTGGACTTCAGGCTATTGTTCTGCACCGTTTGAGCCACTGGCTGTGGCGGCGGGGGATTCCCTTTGTCCCCCGTTTCATTTCCCACATCGCCCGCCTCCTCACGGGTATTGAAATTCACCCCGGCGCTACGATTGGCAAGGGCGTTTTCATTGATCACGGCATGGGAGTGGTCATTGGTGAAACAGCCGTTGTTGGTGACTATTGCTTGATCTATCAGGGAGTGACCCTCGGTGGTACGGGTAAAGAAACGGGAAAGCGGCACCCCACCCTTGGTGAAAACGTGGTTGTCGGCGCTGGCGCAAAGGTTTTGGGCAACCTCACCATTGGCGATAATGTTCGCATTGGGGCAGGGTCAGTGGTGCTGCGGGATGTCCCCTCAGACTGTACGGTCGTTGGCATTCCGGGGCGAATTGTCTATCGCACAGGTGCCAAAATTGCTCCCTTGGAACACGGCCAACTCCCTGACTCCGAAGCGGAGGCGATTCGTTATCTCTTGGATCGCATTGAACTGCTAGAAAAACAGGTGCAGATGCTGCAACAGCGGGAGCAAGAAAAGGTGCCTGCTCTTGTTCAAGGAGATTTGCCAGCCTCCCAAGGCCAAGCCTGCCGCCTCAGCGATCGCCCCATTGAAGAGTTTCTCAACGGCGCTGGTATTTAG